TCTCATAGACAGTTTACTAATACACCCCTGCAGACTCTTCATTTATAGAGGCAAAAACGACTTCTTACttgttgagataacaaagcgtggaactggatgaacacagcaggccaagcagtatcttaggagcacagaagctgacatttggggcctagacccttcatcagttgggTGAAGGCTGAGGCTCACCAATACTGCACCTGGAGTTCCCTTATGAGCCTGGTTCTGAATAAAATTCCCTGTTCCTGACTACTAAACAGACTTCCTAACCCTAAGAGTGTAACTACCTCCTGAATTTCCACCTAAACATCAGCAATTCCTCTTAATATTTTATCTTTTAGAAAATTCTTGATTTCTGTGTGATTTATGCATCTTTGTACAGACTGATATATTTACAAGTTACTGTTGCATTGGGCTAGAGCTGAGTGACTCTagaattgttgttttcttctggaTTTTGTGTGGACTCTTACAAGCAGGCTTTAAGGGACTACTCATACCCACTGAGCAGCCACAAATGTTTCTGACATTATAGACATACTTTCAGTACCTAACCCTAAAGCCCGATTGTGCAAACCTTGGATGAATAATCACTAATGAAAAGCAGTATCTGGGGAATCCTGTATGACCCCCAGTATAAGGGTTTCATACTTTATTACAGAACTGGAAAGATTTTAAATATAAGCCATATAATTTAAGGATCTTGAAAATgcacatagtcatagagtcatgtggcatggaagcagaccctttggtctaaccagtccacgcaaccataatcccaaattagaCTAATCCCACGTGTTTGCATTTGCCACACATTGCTCCAATCCTTTCTTTTTCAAGTGCTTAtgtaaatatcttttaaaaattgtaaccgtagccacatccaccatttcctctggaagttcattccacacaagaaccactCTCTCATAGAAGGAACAAGGTATAAACAAGGAGAGGAAGACCATCATGAGAGTAATATGGCAGGAAATATTGAGATATTAACAAATTGTTTCTTGGTCAGGTCATTTGTTCAGTAGTTTTCTATTGGAGTAGTATGCCTTagcatatattttttaaattaatgaaatgggatgcttcTGTTTTCTTGCTAGAAAAGTTGAGATAGACTGGTTTATCTTGGTAATTAACTTGTGAATCTCTGATAGCTGGAAGAAATGTACATATTGTGTATGAGACAATGAGCAGCAAGAAATTTATAAGAATTGTTTAAGCAGGATTATGTGATTTGGATGATCAAGTACGGCATGCACATATACTTGTTTGTTTTAATTACACGGGAacacgagtaggccattcacccattGAGCCTATTCTGCTATTTAATTAGGTggtggctgatctgtgacctaacttcatatacctgcctttggcccctatcccttaatacctttccTTAACAAGGTTATTTCTTacaggtttaaaattaacaaccgaCCCTGTGTCCACTgacatttgtggaagagagttccaaacatctctcATCCTTTAGTgtaaaagtgcttcctgacatttCTCCTGAATTATCTGCCCCTAATTCTcaaactgtgccctctagttctagaatctccaatcagtggaaatagcTAATCATCATCCATTCTGCctttttctgttaatatcttgaagacttcaatcagatcaccccttaacttaCCTTACCACAAAGAAAGACTTGGAACACAATCTTCTGGGCCCTTGTGCAGACCAAGTAACGTGATCTGAGCTCAATTAGGAAAGATAGTGACCTAAGCCCTACTGgtgctgttgtggtgcagtgtaGTATTACTGCCTCTGGACCAGGAgactcaggttcaaattccatttgCTCCTGAGGTATGCCTCTCAACAGGCTAACTGGAAAATATATACCAAAACCCCAACAACACCTTGTCTTTGCCTTAATTAAGTTCTGGGTGGGAAGACCCAAGCTTAATTTTCCTGCTGTGCTCCGCTTGAGAACTATAAGTAGTCAATTAACCACTTAAATTCcttatgctgccaggcctgctattTCAGCTCCAAGTGAGACCACAAGACCCAGATTCAAGACCCACATACTGCAGAAGCGCGTGCAATAGCCGGTGTGGGCAGCTTGTTGATTTTTGCGTTCAGGGAGATGTGCTCGATCAGCAATGATTTGTAAATGACAGATATCATGGCTGTTGAGAGCTGCCATTCTGCCCTTGCCTCTGACCATGCTGACTCGTATCCACAATTTGAACCAAAGGACACCCAACCTGGAGGTGAtgagatggctcagtggttagcagtgttgcctcagcgccagagacccaagtttgattctagccttgggtggctgtctgagtggagtttacacattcttcctgtgtctgtgtgggtaccTCCCAGGTCCTCCGGTTTGgtcccacagtcccaaagatgtgcaggttaggtggattggctgtgctaaattgccctgtagtatctagcgatgtgcaagctaggtggactagctatggtaaatgcagggctatggggataaggggacaggttgggtctgggtgagatgctcttaggagggttggtgcagacacaatgggctgaatggcattgtagggattctctgattccatAAACCCACCCCACTGCCCTTAACCAGCACTTTCCCGTTAACGATCCTTCATCCTGGAAGTTGAGGGGATGTTTTCCTTGCAGCATTGATCTGGAGCTACCAGCCCcgattgactgactggcagctGCACATAGCTGGAATTTCTTAGCCCAGAGGCCTAATTCCATCAGAAAATCAGAAAACAGGAAGATTACAATCTTGCATTTAGAATTACCTATTATGCAGTAGTGAGGAAGAGCCACATTGTTGAAGGTGGTGTCTTTTGAGATCATTAAACTGAGGTTCTGCATGCGTCTAAGGTGGGTGTAAAAGGTCTAATGGCACTATTTTAAAGAACAACAGAAGAGTTCTCTcctgtttcctggtcaacatttattccaCTTTCAACCATCACCACATATTATTCGGTCATCATTTTGTTGGGCACATATCAGCTGTCATATTTCTTAGATTACAACAGTGGTAGTACTTCCAAATTACTGCAACATCAGTAAAGCTCTTATCAACAGTCTCCCTCAACAATAGGTAATTCTAAATGCAAAGATTGTGATCTTTCTGGTTGTACACCTTCCTGCAATCAGGCTCCTCTTTGGTTACTGGTAGATTTTTTGATGGAATCAGAACAATCactttgatttttgtgctcaagtcctggtgtggagcttgaacccacaaccttctgccTCTGGAGCTGAAAAGTTTTGCCATGATTGAGATCAGTTTGCACTGAGGTTTCGATTACATTGTTCAAGGGGTGGGAATTGTATAGAATTTACAGCATatgcaagccattcagcctaatTGGTCTGTACCAGTGTTTATGCCCCACATGAGCCTCCTCCCACTCTTAGTAATCTAATTGTATGGGAATATCCTTCTAATCCTTAGTGTCTTCTGTACTTAACTCTCTTTCCCTGAAATGCAACAATGCTATTCACCACAACTTCTCTATGTTATGGCAAGTTCTAAACACTATGAGTAAGGAGATTTCTCTCAGatttttgaatttaattaaaactCTTTAAATTTCTTCTCAACTTTGTTCCCACACTTAAGGCTTGCAAACGGTTTCAGGAAAAACTGTCACAAGAGGCTATAGCTTGAGGGGAACCACTTCATGTCAAGCACAGCTGACCAGGAAACTCTTCCATCATTACTTTCTGATACAGGCATATTGGAAAGATTTCCAGACTGATAACCAGCCTGATAGACCACGATATGAGCAGCGAAGCCTCCGTGGACCTCAGCTCCTTCaatgggacttaaacccagaaTGCCTGGCTCACATATAAGGATGCGGCTCAAAAAGATCTTCTTTTTGTCTATTCTATCGAgctccttcataattttgaagaacTCTGTTTGGTTAGCCTTCAACCTTCTCTTTCTAGATGAAAGAGCTTCAGCCTATCCAGAACTTTCATAATTATAATCTTTTTAGTTCTGGTATCATTGTTGCACATTCTGCAAATCAGAGACCTGAACTGTGTACAGTATTTTAAGTGCAGTGCAGTGTGTTTCTGCacaatttgaacatttttaattctgctCTTCTTGAGATGGACCCTAGTCTCTTTCTGGGGTTTAATTAGCTCACATTTCTACTTGAGTGATTTTGCAAATCCATTCTCCTagatctgtttgtatttcaagtgaaagaagtctttttttaaaaagaattttgcTCAATAAATTCATGTTTTTAATTCTTGGAAAAAACGTTTTATTTGAACCAGTTGCAGATGGATTCTTTTATTATTAATAGAATATAGGTGTCACTGGCCAAGCAAGCTTTCTAGTTTGGTTTGatgtattattgtcacatgtacctaggtacagtgaaaaagttTTGTTTAGCattcagtacaggcagatcataccatatgaagtgcataagggtaatagaacagagcgaagaATGTAATATTATCAAGGGAGAGAATGCACAaaaagagcgagatcaacataaacattaaaatttgAGAGGACTGTTCAcaattcctaattgccctctgGATGTGATATGAGTTAACCTCTTGAACCGCTACAGCACTTGGGTTACAGAgacatccacaatgctattaggaagagagttccaagattttgactcaatgacagtgaaagaacgaagatgatgagtggtttggaggggatcttacaggtgatggtgttcctgtgcatctgctgGTTTATCCTTCTAGCAGTAGCGGTTACAGATTTAAAACGTGTATTCAAAACAGATGTGATGACTTCCTGCAATCCACCATGCACCTGGTATATAGTGATGCttagggtttgagtgaagatttgtagctcgggtgctggttgtagatgttggtgtgttcgccaagctgggaggtttgatagtgGACGTTTCGTCCTGTTACTAGGTGATGTCCTCAGTGCTATGGAGTCCGCTGTGAAGCGCTGTTGTCTTGTGCCGAACCTGCACAAGACAACAGCGCTTCACAGGAAGCTCctcagcactgaggatgtcacctagtaaggggacaaaatgtctgctatcaaacctcctaGCTCGGTGAACATACCAACATCTACAAGATATTGCTGTTGTCGTGAGGTGAAGAAGGGcatgaatgttgaatgtggtggatgtggTGTGAGTGAAGTGGTCTGTTTTGTACTGGATGTTGTAAGgcatcttgaatgttgttgaagttgCACTCATTCAAACAAagcatcttgaatgttgttgaagttgcactcattcagacaagtggaGGGTGTTCCATCGtaatcctgatttgtgcctttgtAGATTGTGGACAAGCATTTAAGTATCAGGAGGTGGATTACTCAGCGTAGAAtcgtagcctctgacctgctctcatagccacaatatttatatgtctggtccagttcagtttccagtcaatagCTAGCTCCGGGAGGATGATTATCTGGGGTACTCAACGAAGAAAATGTCAGTGAACTTCAAGGGATGATGTTTAGATTCACTCTTGTTGGAGTAGTTCGTTGCCTCACAGTTGTGTCACAAATGTTGCTTACCACTTTCCAGCCCACATCCACGTGCAAGTCTTGCTGCATGCAGCCATGGTCTGTTTCAGTGTGAgatatgaatggtgctgaatagtGTGCACACAACTCCACTTCTAGCCTTATGATGCAATGCAGATTATTTATAAAGCAGCTGCAGATAGTTAAATAAGTTGACACCACAGTACATAATTAAGTGAGGTGAATGGAAAAAGAAGATGCAGTAAATATTTAGAAAGCATCAAAAACAgctttcactttaaacctttgaGTAAATTAGCTTACAAAAAAATTGTAGAATTTTTCCTTTTTTATGACTATCTGCAGCAGAACATACAAATCTTGCCACTTTAATATTGCATAAGTTGCATTAATACCCAGTCTTAGCATATTCTATTTTCCTGTAAAAATTTCCCTTAAAGTTGGAAAAGTAATTTACTTGTTTTACCGCCTTTATGTAAGGTCAACTGTATCAGAAAGGAAGAAGGAGGGGTGTTGTCCGTTTTAGTAGCGTTGTTGTGTGGGTTAGCAATAGTTTAATTCTGACCTACTTTTGATTTAAAATCTTCCAAATTCATCATCTGTGCCATTCTTTTGTTTTCCTTAACCACTGCAATTATATAAATAGCTAGTACAGTTGTATAATTAAAtgtttctgcttttaattttaacATTGTATACCCAAAGTTATTCGGTTTCTCTAACTAGGGGAATCTTTTGAAATATTAGATGTGAGAATAGTATCAAAAACAATTCCAGATAAATTATACATTCTAAAGTCAACGTATGGTATTAGAATTTTCAGTTGTGATTACAAGGTTATTATTTTAAAGGAGTGCAATAGTTTGTAATAGATATCTGGGCACAAAGGGAGAATAGTAAAGGACAATGCCTGGGCTTGCAAAATACTTGGAGATGCAGCTGGCAGTAGCACAGAGAATAACAAATTAGTAGGTGAAGTTGGAACAGGGAAGAAAGACTGGGAGTCCAAAAGAGTTGAACTGCACGTTATGTAAATACAAGAAATGTTGCACATAAGGTTGGGGAGTTACAGACCATGATTGCAGTGTGGAATTATAATGTGGCAGTGATGGAGGCCTGGCTCAAGAAGGTGCAAGAATTACCCATTCCTGGGAAGGAGCTATTCAGGAaagatagaaaaataaagaaagaaggagGGATAGCTGCATTGGTTAAGTAGGCATTGCAGTGCTAGAGAAGGAACATGTCCCAGAGAGTTAAAGTAAAAGTAAATTTGGCAAGATCTACAGAATAAAAAGGGGTGCAGTTACTTTGCTTGGTGTAGCCTACAGACCACCAACTATGGAAAGGATGTCAAGCAAATCTGTAGGGAAATTAAAGAGAGATGCTAACACAACGGTGTAGTTACAGTGGGGTCTTCAATAACCCAATTATAGAATGGGGTAATGGTAGTATAAGGGGTAGCACAGAGTAAGTGTTCCCAGATTGTATTTGGGAGCGTTTCCGACAGCACTGCCTGGCCACTACAATGAAGGATGCATTGTTGGATCTGTTCCTTGGCAATCAGATGGGAAAAATAGATCATGAGGTTGTTGGGGAATTTATAGGAAACAGTGATCATTGTATCGCAAAGTTCAGGATGGTGATGGAGAATGGCATGCAACAAtccagtgtaaaaaaaaatcagttgatgGAGAGATAATGTTAATGGGTTAAGAACAGAACTGAGTAGGGTTGATTGGAATAAGAGTTTGGTAAAGGAAAACAATAAGTGATCAATGGGCAATCCTCAAAGAGGAGATGGCTTGGGTACAGTTGGTATACATTTTCTCTAATGGAAAAGACAAGACAAACAAATTCAGAGTTCCCTGGATGACAGAGGAAGTAGAAATTAACAATTGAGAATCAGTATGAATATTGAAGGGTAGGGGGaaggtgaaaaagcaaataaaagaaGCAAAGAGAATCTGTGAGAAAAGACTAGCAACAAAAGTAAAGAAAATCACAAAGCTTTCTGTGGGCATGTAAACAGTAAGAGAATGGTTACTGGAGGATTAGGGCCTATTGGAGACCAAAAACAGGATTTAAATGTGAAGACAGTGGGCGTACCTGAGGtattaaattaatactttgcagCTGTTTAATAAAGAAGAGGATGCTGCTCAGGAAGAAACTCTGTCATGAGCTGGGTGTGAGATTGATAAGGGAATAGTCTTGGATAGAATGTTCACGCTTAAATTTAACAAGACACTGGGATAAGACAAGATGCAATCAAAGGTTTTGAAGGAAGTGAGGATAGAAATTGCAGGGCACTGGCCATAATTTTTCAGTCTACTCTGGACTTGGGGAGGTACCAGCATTCTGGAGGATTGAAaacattacagccttgttcaagAAAAGTTGTAAGTATAATCCCAGCAATTAAAGACCAGCAGGTTTAAGTTTGGTGGTATGAAAACTTCTGGAAAAAATTACTTGGGATAGAATCAATAATGACATGGAAAAACGTGGGTTAGTTAGGATGAGTCAGCATACATTATTCAAGGGAAAACCATGTTTGAAtaacttattggagttttttttgaagaggcaaTAGAAAGGGCTGATGACAGTAtatatggatttccaaaaggtgtttgatatTATGCCACACAACAGACCTGTGTGGAAAGTTGTAGCACATTGCTACAGGTCAGTAGCAACACAGataacttacaagataatgtgtggcttagaaagggtggatgctgggaagttgtttccgttaggcggggagactaggacccgtgggcacagccttagaattagagggggtaaatataaaagggaaatgaggagacatttcttcagccagagagtggtgggtctgtgaaattcattgccatggagcgcagtggaggccgggtcgTTAAAtggcttcaaggcagagattgataaattcttgatttcacaaggaatcaagggctatggggaaagtgcagggaagtggagttgaaatgcccatcagccatgattaaatggcggtgtggactcgatgagccgaa
The sequence above is drawn from the Stegostoma tigrinum isolate sSteTig4 chromosome 14, sSteTig4.hap1, whole genome shotgun sequence genome and encodes:
- the pde6d gene encoding retinal rod rhodopsin-sensitive cGMP 3',5'-cyclic phosphodiesterase subunit delta isoform X2 — encoded protein: MSSKEDRAKEILKGFKLNWMNLRDAETGKVLWQGTEDLSLPGVEHEGLQTVSGKTVTRGYSLRGTTSCQAQLTRKLFHHYFLIQAYWKDFQTDNQPDRPRYEQRSLRGPQLLQWDLNPECLAHI